The genome window ATATTGGACAAAATTGGGGATTTCCTGTTCTCAATTGGGAAGAGTTAGAAAAAGATAAATATGAAGTTTGGAAGAGGCGACTTCAATATCAGGAGAACTTTTTCCATCTCTATCGAATTGATCATGTCATCGGAATGTTTCGTTTATGGTCGATTCCTTTAGATGCAAAAAATGCTAAGTATGGTTTCTTTTTTCCTCAGCGCGGAGTTCTTGTAGAAGATTTCCAAGACGAGAGTTTGGATCCAGAAGAGATTCGAAAACTTGGATTTATTGGTCTGATCGATGATGGGCGGTATTATTTCTATTGGGACTTCCATCATGAACCTGGTTTTCAAGAACTGGATGAAGAGACCAAAGATAAATTATTTCGTCTTTCTTTTCAGAATTTGCAGACCGACGAAGAAAATTGGAAACTCAAAGGAAATCTTGTATTCGACTATTTTGATTCCTTCACATCTATGATGCCTTGCGCCGAAGACCTAGGATCTGTTCCTGGATTTGTGCGTGATTGCCTAAATGAGAGAAAGATGTTTGGAATCGATGTTATACGATGGACTAGATCTTTTGAAGATGGATCTTATATTCCAGCCAAAGGATATCGAAAGAATGCAATTTCTACTCTATCCACTCACGATACAAGCTTGGTTATGGAGTGGTGGACTAAAGAGCTTAAGGATGGGGAAAAGGCTTATGCCCATAATTTCTTTCTAGATTCTGAGAGAAAGCCAGGTCTCCACCACGAGAAAGACTATCTGGAAGATCCTTCTTTTATTTTGGAAAGGTTGGTTGATTTTGCTTTTTCTACGAATAGCCAATTCTCAATTCAAATGATGCAAGATCTTTTGGTCTGTGGTGATAAAATGATTTTTGAAGATTTTTTCTTGCATAAGATCAATACTCCAGGAACTGCTGAACATAAAAATTGGAATTATCGATTCAATTTTTTTGTAGAAGATCTGATTTCTGATGACGCTCTTACGAAAAAGATTCGTCATTTAGTAGAAAAAAACAATCGTCTCTAGATCGACAGACTGTATTACAAATAACGATTTCTATAATATTATAAATATTTATAATCCAAGTCTATATCAAAAGAAATGATTTCGGTATGAGAATTTGGAACAAAGCATTCTGCGAATCGGTATTGTAGATAGTAAATTCTATTTCAATCTACTTTCGAATTACAAAATTTTCTGAATTCCCTGATCCTGACTTACGAATGAACAGACGCTTCTCTACATCGATCCCCAATAGAACTTGATAGATATCCGTTAAAATAGGGCGAGAGGAATAGTATCCATGTCCGAGTCCACCAAATCCAAAAACTGGATCATCAACTTCATTTACATTGATTACATCCATTCCCGGAAACCTTCCGCACATTCCAGCACGTGGTTTACCATTTACTTTTTGGCTTGCGATTAGTGCGTTATCCCCTTTGGAACAATAGAGTGTTACACGATTACTTGATTTCTTAATCGCTTGTGATAGATCATTGAATTCTTGGTAGTCATAGTCGGGAGCGTTCAGAATCAATTCTTTGATAAAAGGCGACGATGTACCTTTTGATTTCTCTGCAAGTACAGGAAGGACGATTTGGTGACCCATAGAATGCACGATTAAATGGATGGTTTTACCAGAGGCATCAAGACTATCCAAGAATGCTCGAAAAGAAGCACGTGAATTGATTGCATTCTGAAAATTGGTTTCATAGATTCCTTTGATAAATAATTGACCAATGAATGAGTCACTGTCTTCACCAGCGGCCCATGAGTATACAAACATAGAACCAGGAAATTTTATATCGTATTTGATTTGTGCTGCTCTGTATATTGCTTCTTCAAATGGTACATTGAATCCATGAACAAAGACAATGATTTCTTTGGATGGAAGAAGATTTACGGCTGCACTATAACTACTTGCATCCATTTCTTGGAGAGACATCATTTGGAAAAATTTATCTTTAGAACCGAGAACAGATTGATCTAAGCTGCCAATATTGTGTTCAGCTGGAACATTCACTTTGCAGGATCCATAGCGAAGTTCAGCACCTGCACTTGATGAATAATAAGAATTGGAACATCCTTTCGAAGACAGAACCCTTTCTTTTCTCAGTGTTGTAAAATAAATATCTATGGCAGCGGATGTGTCGTAGCTATTTACCAATCTTTGATTCAAGAGAGTAGAGAGTTCTGGTTCTTTTGGACAGTGGATGAGAATAGAAGAAAAGAAAATAATGATTAGAGTAGGTAAATAGTTAGAAGAAAATTTCATAGCTCCATAAAGCTAAGAGAGTGGGAATAATTCAATCCAAATCTTACTTTTTGTAAGAAAGACCTTTTAGTACTTTGGTTGGATTGATGTTTTTGCCTTTGTGAATGAGTTCAAAATGCACATGTGGACCGAAACAAAAACCTGTACAACCCGATCTAGAAATTTTGTGACCACCTTGCACATAGTCACCAGATTTTACATATATTTTCGAATTGTGAGCATAGAGAGTTTTGTAATCACTATCATGTTCTATAACTACAGTATTGCCGTAACCACCCATCCATCCAGCATAGATGACTTTACCTTTTCTTGCAGCTGTAACAGTTTCGTAGTTAGCCTTTAAGTCGAGTGCTTCATGAAATTTCTTTCTAGGAAAAGTTCGATATCCATATCCTGAGGTAATAATGCGAGAGGCAACAGGGACAACCCATTTTGGCTTGGGTTCCGGAATTACTGCACCTGGAAGAAATAATTTCTGTCCCACTTTTACAAAGTCATAGTCTTGATTGCCATTTTCTATTGTAACGTCTTCAATTTTTACTTTATAAAAATCTGCAACCTTTGCAAGTGAATCCCCTTTTTTGAATTTATACAATAATCCTTGTTTGTTGGGGATTTGTAGGATTTGACCATGAAAGATTGTATCATCCGGATTGATTCCCGATGAGCCTGCAATTGAATCAATGCTTACTTTGAATTTGTTTGCGATCTCAGAAAGTGTTTCGTTTTTAAGAACTCGGTAAGCAGTTACTTTCAGTTTGCGTGCTTTTTCTTTCTGATCAGATTCGATCTCACTTGCCCTGAGAACAGCCCATTTCTTCTCTTCAGAATCTTGGAGAAAACGTTCATCACCACGTTTGGCGTCCTTATCAATCTCATCATTCTCTTCACTGACGATTGAACTTGCCGAATTCTTAAGTTGACTCGGTTCCATTCTCGCACTGGATTGTTCCAATCCAAAGCCTAGAAAAAATGTAATTGTAAAGGATGTGATAAAAAGGGGAATGAGTCTGTATTTTTTCTTACGGAGATCGATATGTCCTTGGACGATCTTCTTTTGGTTCGCGAAAAAATAGTGAAAGTCAAGAGAACTTGTTCGAATAATACGAAAATTACGAGTTTTGAAAATTTCCCGGCCAAGACTAGTTGTATCTCGTTTCGTAATCAACATATTGCAAGCTCTGATTCTATCTTCGGATCAGAGGTGGAATAGCTAAACTATTCCTTGCCCTCAAGTGGTCTAGGACCGCCGAAAGATTCCTCTACGATTTTCTTAACATCTTTTTTCTGTCCGCCAGTGATTGTGATATTGCCTTTCGCAACTACACCTTTAGCTAGATCAAGGTAAGGTGTCTGGATATCTCCAAGCATTCTTCCTGTTTCTTCGAGTCGAACCTCGTTTTCTGCTCGGATGTTACCGATCAGCGTGCCAGAGACTGTTACTTCTTTTGCAGCGATATTGGTCTTCACCTTTCCTGTCTCACCGATGTAGAGTGCTTCGTCGGTTTTGATATCACCTTCGAATTTGCCATCGATCTTAAGAGACCCTGCGATATAAAATTTACCTTCAAAAATCGAACCTTGTCCGATTACGCTGTTGATTGAATCTTTTCCCTGTGCCATAGAATGAACTGATATTCCTCGATTGAGTTTCTAATCTAAGTAGGGAAAAGTAAAGGGATATTGACAACTAAATTTTAATATGTTGCACAAAAACTTAAGATAATCCGTTCATTTAGAAGGAAATATCATCATCACCTTGGAAAAGGTTCTTGCGTTTTTGTTTATTTGTAGTAGGTTTCTGAGTTTTTATCGGTGCCACAGGAACAGAAGTAGTATTGCTGTAGTTCAATCCTCTTGGTTCTTGGCAGGCTTCGGTTGGAACAGTTTTAGGAAGGAAATATTCTTCACGAGTTTCGCGACAGTCTGGCCCTGGAAGCTTGCCGCAGCTTGTGCAAATTGTTGCGCGAACGACTTTGAGACTATCATCCCATTCAAAATTCTTTTTGGGTTCATAGAGAAGAGCATTTTTCATAAACCGTCCCCAAGTTGGAGCAGCGATAGTGCCACCAGTGACACCTCGTCCAAGGGATATGGTTCCCGTATCATATCCAACCCATACACTTGCAACCAGTTCTGGAGTATAACCAACAAACCAGGCATCTCGAAAGTTATTTGTAGTTCCCGTTTTGCCAACAGCTGGTCTGTCAAGTCCGTAACTTAAAGCACCTTTACCAGTACCCTTTTTGATTACACCTTCCATCATACTCGTTATTATGAAAGCAGTCTCTTGTGATATAACTTGCTTGCGATCGGATTCAGTAAAATCTTTTCTAAAATCTTTTATAATTTTACCGCTTCCATCTTCAACAAATAGAACAGAGATAGGATTTACAGTTTTACCTTTTGAAGCAAATGTTGCATATATTGTTGTTAGCTCAAAAGGTGTTAACTCAAAACTTCCAAGCGATATACTGTAGTTGCCTGGTAGATCACGATTGACTTGAACCAATTCTTGAATCGAGGGAAGGATCTTGCTTAGACCAATCTGTTCCAAGACTCGAACGGCAACACTGTTCTTAGATAGTTCTAAGGCTTCACGCAATAATATAAATCCTGAATATTCGGAACTGTAGTTTTCGGGTGACCATTCATCTCCATCTTCCATAAGATATTGCAAGGGAGAATCCAGGAATTGAGAAGCAGCTGTAATGTTTTTTTCGGGATCTGGATTCTTACCAAAATAATCGATCACAGAACTAAATAGTATGGGCTTAAAAGAAGAACCAGGTTGCCTATATGCTTGGAAGGAACGAATCTGTTGGTTGTCGGACCTGAATCCTGATCCACCAACTATGGCTGTTATATGACCTGTCTCTGGTCTCATCGAAATGAGGGATCCTTCCACTGGCAATAGATGATCTTCTGTGGATTGATTCACATAGTTTCTTTCGATTATATCAGATACATTTTCGGCACCAGCAAGGAAATTCAGAGTGGATAGTTCATCCCGGAGTTCTTCTTGGAAGAACGAACGAAATGTTCTCTCGGATCTCGATATTTTGAATCGAAAGTCATTTGTATCGGAGAGAAGAGATATAAGCTCATAGGCTGCACCGAATTCATCATCGAATACATCAACTTTTCGAAAAGCTTTCTGGTTGGATTCTATGGTCTGAGTCTTTAAAGTTGCTTTGAGTGCTTTTTCTGCTTCTATTTGGTGCTGGATATTGATAGTGGAATAAATTTTGAGTCCACCGCTATACAATTTCTTCGAACCAAGACTGTTGATTAATTTCTTTCTAATATATTCTGTTGGATAAGGAAAACGATTGAGTCTATCCGAAAAAGCACTATCGTTAGGCGATCGGTTGAGATTCTGATAGAATTCTAGAAAATCTTCATATTCTTTCTCGGCAGTTGCCACATCCATTCTGCCATTTTCTACAAGTCGCCTAAATACAATTCGTACTTTCGCTAAAGACTCATGCGGATTCACCAATGGACTGAATTGAGAAGGGCGAGTCGTGAGACTCGAAAGCATTGCCGCCTCACCCCATGTAAGTTCTTTTAATTCCTTACGAAAGTAAAAACGTGCTGCTGCACCGACGCCTATGGTTCCATGTCCGAGTGGAATCTCGTTGAGATAACTTTCCATGATTTTTTCTTTGGAAAGATGGGTTTCGAGTAGAATGGCAAGCCAAGCCTCTCTTGCTTTTCTAGAAATCGTTCTTTCTTGTGATAAAAATTTAAGTCTTGCAACCTGTTGGGTGATTGTGGATGCACCTTCTTTGATTCTGCCCGCAAGCAAGTTTACAAAGAATGCACGAAAAATTCCTCTTGGATCAACTCCAATATGAGAGTAGAAATCATTGTCTTCAGATGATACAAAGCATTGAATGACTCGATTTCTTGTGTCTTTCGAAAGTGGCGGATCTTCTGCGGGCAATTCATCTAGATCGACCAACACGCGAGAGAACTTATAGAATTCTGCAATCTTTTCGTATTCGCCTTTGGTGTTAACGCCATAAAGAGAAGAGGGCTCTTCGAATTTTATAGCATCGTCTAGTCGAAAAAAGTCGCGCACATTTGCGATTATAAATAAAATATTGAGTGAGATCAAAATTCCTAAAACTAGAAACAATCTATTTATATTGGTGCCATTTTGCAAAATTCCTGCAAAGGCATCCCGAAATTTAACGATGAAATATTTACTGAATAGTCCGATTGGTTCTTTCTTCATATTATACTAAAGGTGAAAATTCCTTCATATTACTAATATCATCTTGAAGGCCAGTATCGAGATTGTATCCAGAATATTTGGCCAAAAGATTCTCTCGTTCTTTCTCTGATGGTGACTCTGCATATTCATAAGCTACAGTCAATATATCTTTCGAAAGTAATACAGCTTGGTTCAACAATTCTATAAATGAGTCGTCTGATTTTTTATCTGGAAGAGAAGGGTAGGTCCAAGTATTTTTCTCATGGTTCATGATTCTTGGATCAATATTTTCTTTGAGTGGCAATAAAAGCACGGAAGATTTCACTTTATGAAAAGAAACTGCATCCACAAATTTCAAAAATCCACGAACAAAGCTACTTCTACTATCCACAACTTTACTCATCGTATAAAAACCCAAGTAGGATTCATTGAGTATATCACCCGCAATGATTTTATTGTACGATCCAATGTATTCGCGACTGAATTCTCTAGGATAGGTTTCTCTTAGTGAATCAATCCAGAATTTCCATAACATTGTATCCATTTTTTTGCCTTTGGTTGAGAGCTTGTGGCGAATATCAATATAATGCGGGAAATCATATTCCCTTGGAGTGAGTCCCCAACGATGATGGATGAGAAAAGAATCTAGTCCGTATTCTACTCTCATATGATTGAGTTGGGCATCGTAGGCTACCTTAGGATCTTTGTTATAGTAGTCACCTGAGATATAAAAAATATAGGGATGAGTAATAACATCAACAACACAATGGCAGATATAGCCTAATGTAAAGGCAAGAAAACGATCACGAAACAGTGATTCCTCTGTGTCGGACACTCGATCCAAAAAAGAAAAAACCAGTTCTGCAACTTTACTATGATGGGATCTATCACCCCATACACTTGCTTTTCTTGTTCTCTTGGGAGATAAGACATGGTAGAAATAAAAAATATCTGGGGCAACTGATCCTAAATTTGCATAGTTTCTCACATCTTCTCGCTTGAGGAGAGATGCAATCCTTCTCTGAACTGTGCTTCCATGTTCTAGATGTTTGATTACTTGGCTTAGTGACTCAATATGAGTTATTTTTTCTGCCATCTATGAGAAAATCCCTTTCAAAATTTAGACTGAATACTCTATTAGTTTTAGTAACGACTATGCAAGCAATAGAAAAACTAAAATTTCTTAACCCAGAACAAGTTCGAAGTATCGGCGAAACTTTTGGCACTCCCATTTTTATCTACTCTCAAAAGGAACTTGAGAAGAGATGTGACGAAGCACTCGCATTTCCCAATGCCTATGGACTGAGTGTTCGATACGCGATGAAAGCCAATCCCAATGCAAACATTCTTAAGATCATGCGAAAAAAAGGAATTGGAATTGATGCCTCTTCAGAATACGAAGTGTTCCGAGCTCTAAAGGCTGGATTTCTTCCGCATGAAATTATGCTTACATCACAAGAAGAAGCAAAGGATCTCAAATCAATTATCGAATCGGGAGTTCTCTTTAATGCATGTTCTCTAAAACAACTAGAGAACTATGGAAAGTTATTTCCAGGCACAAAGATATCTGTTCGATTCAATCCTGGTCTCGGATCAGGTCACACAAAAAAGACCGGTGTTGGTGGAGTCACTTCCTCCTTTGGAATCTGGCATGAAAAAATTTCTGAGATCAAAACCATTGTTGATAGATACAAATTGATCGTAGATAAAGTTCACACTCATATTGGATCTGGTTCAGATCCGGAAGTTTGGAAGGCTGTTGCCCATTACACATTGGAATATGCTGAGATTTTCCCAACTTGCACGATCGTGAGTTTAGGTGGCGGATATAAAGTTGGGCGTATGGCAGATGAGAAAAGTACTAACCTCCAAGAAATTGGAAAACCAGTACTTGAGTTATTTGAAGAATTCAATAAAAAGTTTTCTCGTAAACTGAAACTGGAAATTGAACCAGGAACTTATTTTGTAGCGACAGTCGGGGCAATACTCACTCGAATCGATGATATTGTTGATACGGGTAGTAAAGGTTTTACTTTCTTGAAATTGGATACTGGAATGGACTCCAACACAAGACCTAGTCTTTATGCAGCAAAGCATCCAATGGTTGTTGTTCCTAAATCGGGCGAATTAGAAGGTGCAACAAAAGATTATGTTGTGGTCGGACACTGCTGCGAATCAGGGGATGTTTTCACACAAAAAGAAGGTGGAGAGCCTATAACACGGACTATGCGAGAAGCGGAAGTCGGTGACTATGTTGTGATGGAAGGTGCGGGTGCCTATTGTTCATCTATGTCAACTAAGAATTACAATTCTTTTCCTGAGACTCCGGAAGTTCTTATTGATCTTGCCAATAAAGTTCATTTGATTCGAAAAAAGCAAACTCTAGATCAGATTTTTGCCAATGAAATCATCATCTGAAGTTGTGAATTTAGATTATTAGGAATTTCTAATTGGGCAATATTTATGCTATTCTTCTCGCGGGTGGCGAAGGCAAAAGACTCGGAGCTGATAAACCTAAGCAATTTTTAAAGTTAGGTACAGAGTCTCTACTGCAGCGATCCGTGCGAAGATTCCGCTCTTGGGGTTTTCTTAAGTCGATTGTAGTTGTGGGCAACAAAGATTATCTAATAGAGACCGAAACTGAGATCGGTGATTTATTAGAATATGGTGATTCTATTACAGAAGGCGGCGTCACTCGACATGAATCTTGCATTGCCGGGATTGAACATTCGCAAGCGAGCGCGGGAGATTATATCTTCATTCATGATGTAGCTAGACCATTCTTTCTTCATTCAGAATTAGATGAATTGCTTAAGGTTGCACAAGAATATGGATCGGCAACGCTTGCAATGCCTGCATCCGATACCCTTATCTTTGGTAATAAATATGCTGAGAAAACAATAGATCGAGAAGGTGTATGGCAAATAAAAACACCGCAGATTCTATCTTATGATCTTTATATAGAACTAGTTCAAGAATCGCTGTCGCCACCTCATCCAACGGATCTATGCACATGGTGTTTGTTAAATGATAAAAAAACCGGTATTGTCAAATGCACAGTGGAAAATATAAAAATTACCTATCCTACTGACTTAGAAGTTGCCGATTCGATGCTATCTCGTCTGCAATCTTTGGGTTCGGATTTTCAGTAACCAAAATCGAAATCGAATTGGGTTCTTTACACGTAAGATTCTCACTCCAAAACCCTGTTGTTTTCCGAATTCACCTTTAGGATTGGTCCAAGATATAATACCAAAAATATCTATATTGCCTGAAATTGTAGGGATTTGTACTAATATAGATTCTTTGTTCTGGAAATATTCTGTTGAAATTATATAGAGACCTTCTGAAGAAACATTTCCAATAATTGCTTTATAATCATTGTTAGTTTCTCTGCCAATTGTTGCTTCTAAATTGACTGCAAATCTAGGAGTATATCTTTCTCGTAAGAATTCGGATAAAGTCTTTCTGGATTCAGCTGCTTGATCTCCTGATAGAAAACGAATCCCGATCTGAGTTTTGCCAGGAAAAAAAGACAACGCATTGATCTTAACTATTATGAATGGAAAAGATCCCAAGAAATCTCTACCTTCTTTATCTTCAAATCGCAAAGTCAAAATTCCTTCGTCACCTTCAGATAAATCATCGAATTCTCCAGATGGAATCAACGCGCCTGTATCTGATACATTGATCGAATTCCCTGACCAGGATCGTTCTCCCATTTTAGCTAGAAATGGAATGGGAATTGTTTCTCTTGGATTTCGCCTCCAAC of Leptospira sp. GIMC2001 contains these proteins:
- a CDS encoding 4-alpha-glucanotransferase; translated protein: MSELNRHEIISGKRRAGVCLPLWSLLSEDSFESGDIHTLQKMIPWMQETGLTILQILPLNDCGMGSSPYSSISSFAIDPFYISLKLAGIELNSRKKVISTNKINKQRITDWKLEFLGSHFDSDYTQNKIHASEFIRKNDWLTPYLIFKYNYNKNKGEHWSKWENHKVYDPKYLDECITENERDVFFYAWLQMIAYEQLKETKRLFSDNNLFLKGDMPILTSGNSADVWENPHYFRLDLHAGAPPDAFSDIGQNWGFPVLNWEELEKDKYEVWKRRLQYQENFFHLYRIDHVIGMFRLWSIPLDAKNAKYGFFFPQRGVLVEDFQDESLDPEEIRKLGFIGLIDDGRYYFYWDFHHEPGFQELDEETKDKLFRLSFQNLQTDEENWKLKGNLVFDYFDSFTSMMPCAEDLGSVPGFVRDCLNERKMFGIDVIRWTRSFEDGSYIPAKGYRKNAISTLSTHDTSLVMEWWTKELKDGEKAYAHNFFLDSERKPGLHHEKDYLEDPSFILERLVDFAFSTNSQFSIQMMQDLLVCGDKMIFEDFFLHKINTPGTAEHKNWNYRFNFFVEDLISDDALTKKIRHLVEKNNRL
- a CDS encoding alpha/beta hydrolase — encoded protein: MKFSSNYLPTLIIIFFSSILIHCPKEPELSTLLNQRLVNSYDTSAAIDIYFTTLRKERVLSSKGCSNSYYSSSAGAELRYGSCKVNVPAEHNIGSLDQSVLGSKDKFFQMMSLQEMDASSYSAAVNLLPSKEIIVFVHGFNVPFEEAIYRAAQIKYDIKFPGSMFVYSWAAGEDSDSFIGQLFIKGIYETNFQNAINSRASFRAFLDSLDASGKTIHLIVHSMGHQIVLPVLAEKSKGTSSPFIKELILNAPDYDYQEFNDLSQAIKKSSNRVTLYCSKGDNALIASQKVNGKPRAGMCGRFPGMDVINVNEVDDPVFGFGGLGHGYYSSRPILTDIYQVLLGIDVEKRLFIRKSGSGNSENFVIRK
- a CDS encoding LysM peptidoglycan-binding domain-containing M23 family metallopeptidase — translated: MLITKRDTTSLGREIFKTRNFRIIRTSSLDFHYFFANQKKIVQGHIDLRKKKYRLIPLFITSFTITFFLGFGLEQSSARMEPSQLKNSASSIVSEENDEIDKDAKRGDERFLQDSEEKKWAVLRASEIESDQKEKARKLKVTAYRVLKNETLSEIANKFKVSIDSIAGSSGINPDDTIFHGQILQIPNKQGLLYKFKKGDSLAKVADFYKVKIEDVTIENGNQDYDFVKVGQKLFLPGAVIPEPKPKWVVPVASRIITSGYGYRTFPRKKFHEALDLKANYETVTAARKGKVIYAGWMGGYGNTVVIEHDSDYKTLYAHNSKIYVKSGDYVQGGHKISRSGCTGFCFGPHVHFELIHKGKNINPTKVLKGLSYKK
- a CDS encoding bactofilin family protein is translated as MAQGKDSINSVIGQGSIFEGKFYIAGSLKIDGKFEGDIKTDEALYIGETGKVKTNIAAKEVTVSGTLIGNIRAENEVRLEETGRMLGDIQTPYLDLAKGVVAKGNITITGGQKKDVKKIVEESFGGPRPLEGKE
- a CDS encoding penicillin-binding protein 1A — protein: MKKEPIGLFSKYFIVKFRDAFAGILQNGTNINRLFLVLGILISLNILFIIANVRDFFRLDDAIKFEEPSSLYGVNTKGEYEKIAEFYKFSRVLVDLDELPAEDPPLSKDTRNRVIQCFVSSEDNDFYSHIGVDPRGIFRAFFVNLLAGRIKEGASTITQQVARLKFLSQERTISRKAREAWLAILLETHLSKEKIMESYLNEIPLGHGTIGVGAAARFYFRKELKELTWGEAAMLSSLTTRPSQFSPLVNPHESLAKVRIVFRRLVENGRMDVATAEKEYEDFLEFYQNLNRSPNDSAFSDRLNRFPYPTEYIRKKLINSLGSKKLYSGGLKIYSTINIQHQIEAEKALKATLKTQTIESNQKAFRKVDVFDDEFGAAYELISLLSDTNDFRFKISRSERTFRSFFQEELRDELSTLNFLAGAENVSDIIERNYVNQSTEDHLLPVEGSLISMRPETGHITAIVGGSGFRSDNQQIRSFQAYRQPGSSFKPILFSSVIDYFGKNPDPEKNITAASQFLDSPLQYLMEDGDEWSPENYSSEYSGFILLREALELSKNSVAVRVLEQIGLSKILPSIQELVQVNRDLPGNYSISLGSFELTPFELTTIYATFASKGKTVNPISVLFVEDGSGKIIKDFRKDFTESDRKQVISQETAFIITSMMEGVIKKGTGKGALSYGLDRPAVGKTGTTNNFRDAWFVGYTPELVASVWVGYDTGTISLGRGVTGGTIAAPTWGRFMKNALLYEPKKNFEWDDSLKVVRATICTSCGKLPGPDCRETREEYFLPKTVPTEACQEPRGLNYSNTTSVPVAPIKTQKPTTNKQKRKNLFQGDDDISF
- a CDS encoding zinc dependent phospholipase C family protein, with protein sequence MAEKITHIESLSQVIKHLEHGSTVQRRIASLLKREDVRNYANLGSVAPDIFYFYHVLSPKRTRKASVWGDRSHHSKVAELVFSFLDRVSDTEESLFRDRFLAFTLGYICHCVVDVITHPYIFYISGDYYNKDPKVAYDAQLNHMRVEYGLDSFLIHHRWGLTPREYDFPHYIDIRHKLSTKGKKMDTMLWKFWIDSLRETYPREFSREYIGSYNKIIAGDILNESYLGFYTMSKVVDSRSSFVRGFLKFVDAVSFHKVKSSVLLLPLKENIDPRIMNHEKNTWTYPSLPDKKSDDSFIELLNQAVLLSKDILTVAYEYAESPSEKERENLLAKYSGYNLDTGLQDDISNMKEFSPLV
- a CDS encoding diaminopimelate decarboxylase, with product MQAIEKLKFLNPEQVRSIGETFGTPIFIYSQKELEKRCDEALAFPNAYGLSVRYAMKANPNANILKIMRKKGIGIDASSEYEVFRALKAGFLPHEIMLTSQEEAKDLKSIIESGVLFNACSLKQLENYGKLFPGTKISVRFNPGLGSGHTKKTGVGGVTSSFGIWHEKISEIKTIVDRYKLIVDKVHTHIGSGSDPEVWKAVAHYTLEYAEIFPTCTIVSLGGGYKVGRMADEKSTNLQEIGKPVLELFEEFNKKFSRKLKLEIEPGTYFVATVGAILTRIDDIVDTGSKGFTFLKLDTGMDSNTRPSLYAAKHPMVVVPKSGELEGATKDYVVVGHCCESGDVFTQKEGGEPITRTMREAEVGDYVVMEGAGAYCSSMSTKNYNSFPETPEVLIDLANKVHLIRKKQTLDQIFANEIII
- a CDS encoding IspD/TarI family cytidylyltransferase, coding for MGNIYAILLAGGEGKRLGADKPKQFLKLGTESLLQRSVRRFRSWGFLKSIVVVGNKDYLIETETEIGDLLEYGDSITEGGVTRHESCIAGIEHSQASAGDYIFIHDVARPFFLHSELDELLKVAQEYGSATLAMPASDTLIFGNKYAEKTIDREGVWQIKTPQILSYDLYIELVQESLSPPHPTDLCTWCLLNDKKTGIVKCTVENIKITYPTDLEVADSMLSRLQSLGSDFQ
- a CDS encoding PilZ domain-containing protein, which translates into the protein MTLLQILLVLVSVIVSYGLLARKKFGYYTFLLFALILVLYNIWLVYSLFSGTFFHISGFPLSRQDILTNFALTLFLLGAIYYFLNQEVSAPYFSPESRGWRRNPRETIPIPFLAKMGERSWSGNSINVSDTGALIPSGEFDDLSEGDEGILTLRFEDKEGRDFLGSFPFIIVKINALSFFPGKTQIGIRFLSGDQAAESRKTLSEFLRERYTPRFAVNLEATIGRETNNDYKAIIGNVSSEGLYIISTEYFQNKESILVQIPTISGNIDIFGIISWTNPKGEFGKQQGFGVRILRVKNPIRFRFWLLKIRTQRLQTR